A genomic stretch from Halorubrum salinarum includes:
- a CDS encoding DUF63 family protein, translating to MSTVTHRVETALPATGTREWWVLYLLAPVVLVGAALLAFPTLVYDRFVWQYLWGPVVADAAGQPVTHEGIRAVRGYNAVNTVTYLAAVVYSLPGLRAYLDSLDVTYDARLAYGFAPIIVAGGAMRALEDIGLLGDYAVLFITPSIYFVVTAVTVLSLGVGALARNRNIGSIPSIVGLVGTVWAIGAVGWALWYGLSTSAPLRVWVPVATTGIALGVTALYYWGASLVDIAHLRHPLSLLAVFGQMWDAAQNLIGVTFLGYSPKLVVTNLVYQATGFSGSTFVLKLLVTGGIVWYLADAKEEMNHTWWWLMTFFIGAIGLPMGVRGSLRMMLGV from the coding sequence GTGAGCACCGTCACTCACCGCGTCGAAACCGCCCTCCCCGCCACTGGAACTCGGGAGTGGTGGGTCCTGTATCTGCTCGCCCCGGTCGTCCTCGTCGGTGCAGCACTCCTCGCATTCCCGACGCTCGTCTACGACCGATTCGTCTGGCAGTATCTCTGGGGCCCGGTCGTCGCTGACGCTGCCGGCCAGCCAGTCACGCACGAGGGAATACGGGCCGTCCGCGGATACAACGCCGTGAACACGGTGACGTACCTCGCGGCAGTCGTGTACAGTCTCCCCGGGCTCCGAGCGTATCTCGACTCCCTCGATGTCACGTACGACGCTCGACTCGCGTACGGGTTCGCGCCAATCATCGTTGCTGGCGGAGCGATGCGCGCCCTCGAGGATATCGGCCTGCTCGGTGACTACGCCGTGCTGTTCATCACGCCGTCGATCTACTTCGTCGTCACCGCCGTCACCGTCCTCTCACTCGGCGTCGGCGCACTCGCGCGTAACCGGAATATCGGATCCATCCCGTCGATAGTCGGTCTCGTTGGAACGGTCTGGGCGATCGGTGCCGTCGGGTGGGCGCTCTGGTATGGGCTCTCGACGTCGGCTCCACTCCGCGTGTGGGTGCCGGTCGCGACGACGGGGATCGCCCTCGGCGTGACCGCGCTCTACTACTGGGGCGCGAGTCTTGTGGATATCGCACACCTCCGACACCCGTTGTCCCTGCTGGCCGTCTTCGGCCAGATGTGGGATGCGGCGCAGAATCTCATCGGCGTCACGTTCCTCGGCTATTCACCCAAGCTGGTCGTGACGAATCTCGTGTACCAGGCGACCGGATTCTCGGGATCGACGTTCGTCCTCAAACTCCTCGTGACTGGCGGTATCGTGTGGTACCTCGCGGACGCGAAAGAAGAAATGAATCACACTTGGTGGTGGCTCATGACGTTCTTCATCGGGGCGATTGGGCTCCCGATGGGCGTCCGTGGATCGCTTCGGATGATGCTCGGAGTCTAA
- a CDS encoding copper-translocating P-type ATPase: protein MFRRRFWVSLVLSVPVIFFSEFIQDVFGYTAPIFPGSVWITPVLSVIVFAYGGVPFLSMARTELENREPGMMMLISLAITVAFVYSIASLFLPGTTPFFWELVTLIDIMLLGHWMEMRSVRQASGALDELAKLMPDIAERVTESGDTEEIPVSELGEDDVVLVRPGASVPADGEVVEGESSVDESMITGESRSVDKEPGSEVVAGTVNQDGSLRVRVTKTGDETTLAGIMRLVDEAQQSKSRTQLLADRAAGWLFYVALGVAAITAVAWVVAVGFNITVLERVVTVLVIACPHALGLAVPLVVAINTSTAAQNGMLIRDRIAMEEARNLDTVMFDKTGTLTKGEQGVVGVETAGDWDEQRAFEVAAGVEGDSEHMIARAIRNAAAERDIQRAKVSSFENLRGLGVRATVDGETVHLGGPNLIEKLGIERSDDITAFAEEAGANAQTVIYLIHDESEVVAAFALADVIREESRQAIEALHGMGIEVAMLTGDSEDVAKAVSEELGIDQYFAEVLPEEKDTKVEQLQSEGKLVAMVGDGVNDAPALTRADVGIAIGSGTDVAIESGDIILVDNNPLDVVRLIKLSKASYRKMQENLVWATGYNVFALPLAAGILAPIGILLSPAIGAVFMSLSTIIVAINARRLKGVDLSA from the coding sequence ATGTTCCGCCGGCGGTTCTGGGTGTCGCTCGTCCTCTCGGTGCCAGTCATCTTTTTCAGCGAGTTCATCCAGGACGTCTTCGGGTACACGGCACCGATATTCCCCGGGAGCGTCTGGATCACGCCCGTCCTCTCGGTGATCGTCTTCGCGTACGGTGGGGTGCCGTTCCTCTCGATGGCCCGGACGGAACTCGAGAACCGTGAGCCGGGGATGATGATGCTTATTTCGCTGGCCATCACGGTCGCGTTCGTCTACTCCATCGCCAGCCTGTTCCTTCCAGGGACGACGCCCTTTTTCTGGGAACTCGTCACGCTGATCGACATCATGTTACTGGGCCATTGGATGGAGATGCGCTCGGTCCGGCAGGCCTCCGGGGCGCTCGACGAGCTGGCGAAGCTCATGCCCGACATCGCCGAGCGCGTCACCGAGAGTGGGGACACGGAAGAGATTCCTGTCTCCGAACTCGGCGAGGACGACGTCGTTCTCGTCCGTCCGGGTGCGAGTGTACCTGCGGATGGGGAAGTCGTCGAGGGGGAGTCCTCGGTCGACGAATCGATGATCACCGGCGAGTCTCGTTCTGTCGACAAGGAACCCGGGTCAGAAGTCGTCGCTGGTACGGTCAACCAGGACGGCAGCCTCCGCGTTCGCGTCACGAAGACCGGTGACGAGACGACGCTGGCAGGCATCATGCGACTGGTCGACGAGGCCCAGCAGTCCAAATCCCGCACGCAACTCCTGGCCGACCGGGCAGCCGGCTGGCTGTTCTACGTCGCACTCGGCGTCGCGGCGATTACGGCCGTTGCGTGGGTCGTCGCGGTCGGATTCAACATCACCGTCCTCGAACGCGTCGTGACGGTTCTCGTCATCGCGTGTCCGCACGCACTCGGCTTGGCCGTCCCGCTCGTGGTGGCAATCAACACCTCCACGGCTGCCCAGAACGGGATGCTCATCCGCGACCGTATCGCTATGGAGGAAGCCCGGAACCTCGACACGGTGATGTTCGACAAGACCGGGACGCTCACGAAGGGCGAACAGGGCGTCGTCGGCGTCGAGACGGCAGGCGACTGGGATGAACAGCGGGCGTTCGAGGTCGCTGCGGGCGTCGAAGGCGATTCCGAACACATGATCGCTCGCGCCATCCGGAACGCCGCCGCCGAACGTGACATCCAACGGGCGAAGGTCTCGAGCTTCGAAAACCTCCGTGGCCTCGGTGTCAGAGCCACCGTCGATGGCGAAACGGTCCACCTGGGTGGCCCCAATTTGATCGAGAAACTCGGTATCGAGCGATCCGACGACATTACTGCCTTCGCCGAGGAAGCCGGAGCGAACGCACAGACGGTTATCTATCTGATTCACGACGAATCTGAGGTCGTCGCGGCGTTCGCGCTGGCCGATGTCATTCGGGAAGAGAGCAGACAGGCCATCGAGGCACTGCATGGGATGGGCATCGAGGTGGCGATGCTTACGGGAGACAGCGAAGACGTCGCGAAGGCCGTCTCTGAAGAACTCGGCATTGACCAGTACTTTGCTGAGGTGCTCCCGGAGGAGAAAGACACGAAGGTCGAACAACTCCAGTCCGAGGGCAAACTGGTCGCGATGGTCGGCGACGGCGTCAACGACGCGCCAGCGCTCACCAGGGCTGACGTGGGCATCGCCATCGGCTCCGGGACCGACGTCGCCATCGAGTCGGGCGACATCATCCTCGTCGACAACAACCCTCTCGACGTGGTCCGTCTCATCAAGCTCTCGAAGGCGAGCTACCGGAAGATGCAGGAGAACCTCGTCTGGGCGACCGGCTACAACGTGTTCGCGCTGCCACTCGCTGCGGGAATCCTCGCACCCATCGGCATTCTACTGTCGCCGGCCATCGGTGCCGTGTTCATGTCACTGTCGACGATCATCGTCGCGATCAACGCCCGCCGACTCAAAGGAGTCGACCTCTCGGCATGA
- the coxB gene encoding cytochrome c oxidase subunit II, whose amino-acid sequence MIDTVILQRGSDWRAQAEVFDEIFFVFLALGTLVGTIVVAYTLWNVYKYRDDGGEPKEDFDAPTVGELPTGQGGPKAKKLFLSFGLSAIVVISLVVYAYGILLYVEEGPDTADESDIEILVEGYQFGWEYEYPNGHTTTGEMVVPADNRVNLDVTSRDVWHNFGSSELRIKSDAIPGETSEVWFSVSSEEVEAQGGEATYRVECFELCGAGHSAMTGQITVLPQDEWEEWYTGTQSENTSNIDRTSAGNTPSVDNAIIRGAPT is encoded by the coding sequence ATGATTGACACAGTTATCTTACAACGAGGGAGCGACTGGCGCGCGCAAGCGGAGGTTTTCGACGAGATCTTCTTCGTCTTCCTCGCGCTCGGTACCCTCGTCGGCACCATCGTCGTGGCGTACACGCTGTGGAACGTGTACAAGTACCGCGACGACGGGGGCGAACCGAAAGAAGACTTCGACGCGCCGACGGTCGGCGAGCTCCCGACGGGACAGGGTGGTCCGAAAGCGAAGAAGCTCTTCCTCTCATTTGGACTGAGCGCGATCGTCGTTATCAGTCTCGTTGTGTACGCGTACGGGATCCTCCTCTACGTCGAGGAGGGGCCAGACACAGCAGACGAGAGCGACATCGAGATCCTCGTCGAGGGGTACCAGTTCGGCTGGGAGTACGAGTACCCGAACGGCCACACCACGACGGGCGAGATGGTCGTGCCGGCCGATAACCGAGTCAACCTCGACGTGACCTCACGCGACGTGTGGCACAACTTCGGCTCGTCAGAGTTGCGGATAAAATCCGACGCTATCCCCGGAGAGACCAGCGAGGTCTGGTTCTCCGTGAGTTCCGAAGAAGTCGAGGCACAGGGCGGCGAGGCAACGTACCGAGTCGAATGCTTCGAGCTCTGTGGGGCCGGTCACTCTGCGATGACTGGTCAAATCACGGTGCTCCCGCAAGACGAGTGGGAAGAATGGTATACAGGTACCCAAAGTGAAAACACCTCCAATATCGATAGGACTTCCGCCGGAAATACTCCCAGCGTTGACAACGCGATCATTCGAGGTGCCCCTACATGA
- a CDS encoding DUF1405 domain-containing protein: MTSAPTATTNRLPSYLAPLPRRVEDLALRYAWVIVAINLAGTAFGFWYYRFQLAQTPIVMWPFVPDSPAATLFVALSLAAWKLDYDVEWLHMLAFFGNIKLGLWTPFVQLVLNGPGGIEPWLYWFLIVSHLAMSLQSFLIYRYAEFSVGAVAVTTVWYGLNDIVDYFAPLVGEFHHTFLRAELVNGALDHSVRAHDLAAAAAVTLTLAATFLALATRVKKLETTEESSARGVRR, translated from the coding sequence ATGACATCCGCACCTACAGCGACCACGAATCGACTGCCCAGCTATCTCGCCCCACTCCCCCGGCGCGTTGAGGACCTCGCACTTCGGTACGCGTGGGTCATCGTCGCGATTAATCTAGCCGGGACTGCGTTCGGGTTCTGGTACTACCGCTTCCAGCTGGCCCAAACCCCGATAGTGATGTGGCCGTTCGTCCCCGATAGCCCCGCCGCGACGCTGTTTGTCGCGCTTAGTCTCGCCGCGTGGAAACTGGACTACGACGTCGAGTGGCTCCACATGCTCGCCTTCTTCGGCAATATCAAACTCGGGCTCTGGACGCCGTTCGTCCAGCTGGTTCTCAACGGGCCAGGTGGTATCGAACCCTGGCTCTACTGGTTCCTCATCGTAAGCCATCTCGCGATGAGTCTGCAGTCGTTCCTGATCTATCGCTACGCCGAGTTCTCGGTTGGTGCGGTCGCCGTCACCACCGTCTGGTACGGCCTCAACGACATCGTGGACTACTTCGCGCCGCTCGTCGGGGAGTTCCACCACACGTTCCTGCGGGCCGAACTCGTCAACGGCGCACTCGATCACTCGGTGCGAGCGCACGACCTCGCAGCGGCCGCGGCCGTGACGCTGACGCTCGCCGCGACGTTTCTCGCACTAGCGACACGGGTGAAGAAGCTCGAAACAACTGAGGAGTCCTCCGCACGAGGGGTGCGCCGATGA
- a CDS encoding AsnC family transcriptional regulator, translating into MRDLDETDMKILSLLAEDARRPFSSIGEEVDLSGPAVSDRVKRLEESDIINGFTVDVNRAQLRAGVPVFVRLENDTSVIEPLRSRLHDADGIEHLFVTAEGKIWFYGRAEGQNVRRWIDGLLEETPSTDYSVTLVDDLEWTPSLDGTEFAITCAECGNTVDSEGESARIDDDVYHFCCSSCRGRFEDQYQRLEEGA; encoded by the coding sequence ATGCGTGATTTAGATGAGACTGACATGAAGATCCTCTCGCTACTGGCAGAGGACGCGCGACGTCCGTTCAGCAGCATCGGTGAGGAGGTAGATCTCTCTGGTCCGGCCGTATCAGACCGCGTGAAACGGTTAGAGGAATCCGACATCATCAACGGGTTCACCGTCGACGTGAATCGCGCACAACTGCGAGCTGGCGTTCCGGTGTTCGTCCGGCTCGAAAACGATACCTCTGTCATCGAGCCACTTCGAAGCCGACTCCACGACGCGGATGGTATCGAACACCTCTTCGTTACTGCCGAGGGGAAAATATGGTTCTACGGTCGTGCGGAGGGGCAGAACGTTCGACGGTGGATCGATGGGCTTCTCGAGGAGACGCCATCGACGGACTACTCGGTAACGCTCGTCGACGACCTCGAATGGACACCCTCGCTCGACGGCACTGAGTTCGCAATTACATGTGCCGAGTGTGGGAATACGGTCGATAGCGAGGGCGAATCCGCTCGAATCGACGATGATGTCTATCACTTCTGTTGTTCGTCGTGCCGTGGTCGCTTCGAAGACCAGTATCAGCGACTCGAAGAAGGAGCGTAA
- a CDS encoding heavy-metal-associated domain-containing protein: MTQTITVEGMTCGHCEQTVEDALREVSGVTDATADREAEQASVDGDADVTSLVQAVEDAGYTSHA, translated from the coding sequence ATGACGCAGACGATCACCGTCGAAGGCATGACCTGCGGCCACTGTGAACAGACAGTCGAAGACGCGCTTCGAGAAGTGAGCGGCGTGACCGACGCGACCGCCGATCGAGAGGCCGAACAGGCGAGCGTCGACGGCGACGCTGACGTCACGTCACTCGTTCAAGCCGTCGAGGACGCCGGATACACCTCCCACGCCTGA
- a CDS encoding heavy metal translocating P-type ATPase, producing the protein MGTRTVHLDITGMSCANCSATIQDTLESLTGVSEANANFATDEGSVEYDPEEVSLREIYDAIDDAGYGAVSETATIAISDMTCANCAETNETALEATPGVIDAEVNYATDEAQVTYNPADTSLDALYDAIEDTGYSPVREDDGESGEDARDAARQAEIRKQLRLTLFGAVLSAPLLFFLAEKFLLGGGVLPETILGVEFGWAEFLLATPVQLVLGWPFYKNSYKALVKNGRANMDVLIALGSTTAYVYSVAVLLGVIAGGLYFDTAALILLFITLGNYLEARSKGQAGEALRKLLEMEADTATLVDEDGNEEEIPLEDVEVGDRMKVRPGEQIPTDGVVVDGQSAVDESMVTGESVPIEKSEGDEVVGSTINENGVLVVEATKVGKDTALQQIVQTVKDAQSRQPDIQNLADRISAYFVPAVIANAVLWGVVWYLFPGTLASFVEWLPLWGAVAGGPAIAGGTVTVFEFSIIVFASAVLIACPCALGLATPAATMVGTTIGAQNGVLFKGGDILERAKDVDTVVFDKTGTLTKGEMELTDVVVFDSDGQPVADGGDTAADGGQLTARDRLSEEDVLRLAATAESGSEHPLARAIVNGAKDRGIDVTDPEDFENVPGHGIKATVGDSEVLVGNRKLLRDNGIDPSPAQETMERLENEGKTAMLVAYENELVGVVADADTIKESAKDAVHQLQERGVDVMMITGDNERTARAVAEQVGINPENVRAGVLPEDKSDAVETIQDEGRKAMMVGDGVNDAPALAVAYVGTAIGSGTDVAIEAADVTLMRDDPLDVVKAIRISDATLAKIKQNLVWALGYNTAMIPLASLGLLQPVLAAGAMAFSSVSVLSNSLLFRRYTPDHDYKLLGKLR; encoded by the coding sequence ATGGGAACGCGAACTGTCCACCTCGATATCACGGGAATGTCCTGCGCCAACTGTTCGGCGACGATCCAGGACACCCTCGAATCCCTCACCGGGGTATCGGAGGCGAACGCGAACTTCGCCACCGACGAGGGCTCCGTCGAGTACGACCCCGAGGAGGTATCGCTCCGCGAAATCTACGACGCTATTGATGATGCCGGCTACGGCGCCGTCTCGGAGACGGCCACCATCGCCATCTCCGACATGACGTGTGCCAACTGTGCTGAGACCAACGAAACCGCGCTGGAGGCCACACCGGGCGTCATCGACGCCGAGGTCAACTACGCGACCGACGAGGCGCAGGTCACGTACAATCCTGCCGACACGTCGCTAGACGCGCTGTACGACGCCATCGAAGACACGGGGTACTCACCGGTTCGTGAGGACGACGGGGAATCCGGTGAAGATGCCCGTGACGCCGCACGACAGGCCGAGATTCGGAAACAGCTCCGGCTGACCCTGTTTGGCGCGGTGCTGTCGGCCCCGCTGCTGTTCTTCCTCGCCGAGAAGTTCCTGCTCGGCGGTGGCGTCCTCCCGGAGACGATTCTCGGGGTCGAGTTCGGCTGGGCAGAGTTCCTGCTGGCGACACCCGTCCAGCTGGTACTCGGCTGGCCGTTCTACAAGAACTCCTACAAGGCGCTCGTGAAGAACGGTCGCGCCAACATGGACGTGCTGATCGCGCTGGGTTCGACCACCGCGTACGTCTACTCCGTCGCAGTCTTGCTCGGCGTGATCGCCGGTGGGCTGTACTTCGACACCGCAGCGCTCATCCTCCTGTTCATCACGCTCGGGAACTACCTCGAAGCCCGCTCGAAGGGGCAGGCCGGCGAGGCGCTGCGGAAACTGCTGGAGATGGAGGCCGACACCGCGACCCTCGTCGACGAGGACGGGAACGAGGAGGAGATTCCCCTGGAAGACGTCGAGGTCGGCGACCGGATGAAGGTGCGACCGGGCGAGCAGATTCCCACGGACGGCGTCGTCGTCGACGGGCAGTCGGCGGTCGACGAGTCGATGGTCACGGGAGAATCGGTCCCCATCGAGAAGAGCGAGGGCGACGAGGTGGTCGGCTCCACCATCAACGAGAACGGCGTGCTCGTCGTCGAGGCGACGAAGGTCGGGAAGGACACGGCGCTCCAGCAGATCGTGCAGACGGTCAAGGACGCCCAGTCGCGCCAGCCCGACATCCAGAACCTCGCTGACCGCATCTCCGCGTACTTCGTGCCGGCCGTCATCGCGAACGCCGTTCTCTGGGGCGTCGTCTGGTACCTGTTCCCCGGAACTCTCGCGAGCTTCGTCGAGTGGCTCCCGCTGTGGGGTGCCGTGGCAGGTGGACCCGCAATTGCTGGAGGGACCGTCACCGTCTTCGAGTTCTCGATCATCGTGTTCGCGTCGGCCGTACTGATCGCCTGCCCCTGTGCGCTCGGGTTGGCGACGCCTGCCGCGACGATGGTCGGAACGACCATCGGCGCACAGAACGGCGTCCTGTTCAAGGGAGGTGACATCCTCGAGCGAGCGAAGGACGTGGACACGGTCGTCTTCGACAAGACCGGGACGCTGACGAAAGGAGAGATGGAGCTGACCGACGTGGTCGTGTTCGATAGTGACGGCCAACCGGTCGCGGACGGCGGCGACACCGCTGCCGATGGGGGTCAGCTAACCGCACGTGACCGCCTTAGCGAGGAAGACGTCCTTCGGCTCGCAGCCACGGCCGAGAGCGGGAGCGAACACCCGCTCGCCCGCGCTATCGTCAACGGAGCCAAGGATCGTGGCATCGACGTGACCGACCCCGAGGACTTCGAGAACGTCCCCGGACACGGCATCAAAGCGACCGTCGGTGACAGCGAGGTACTGGTGGGCAACCGGAAGCTGCTCCGCGACAACGGGATCGACCCCTCGCCCGCCCAGGAGACGATGGAACGCCTAGAGAACGAGGGGAAGACAGCCATGCTCGTCGCCTACGAGAACGAACTGGTTGGAGTGGTCGCTGATGCCGACACGATCAAAGAGAGCGCGAAGGACGCCGTACACCAACTACAGGAACGTGGTGTCGACGTGATGATGATCACCGGCGACAACGAGCGGACCGCCCGCGCGGTCGCCGAGCAGGTCGGCATCAACCCCGAGAACGTTCGCGCGGGGGTTCTCCCCGAGGACAAGTCCGACGCCGTCGAGACCATCCAGGACGAGGGCCGGAAGGCGATGATGGTCGGTGACGGCGTCAACGACGCGCCCGCCCTCGCCGTCGCGTACGTGGGGACGGCCATCGGCTCGGGGACGGACGTCGCCATCGAGGCCGCCGACGTCACGCTGATGCGCGACGACCCGCTCGACGTCGTGAAGGCCATCCGCATCTCGGACGCGACGCTCGCGAAGATCAAGCAGAACCTCGTCTGGGCGCTCGGGTACAACACCGCGATGATTCCGCTGGCGTCGCTAGGCCTGCTCCAACCGGTGCTCGCTGCCGGGGCGATGGCGTTCTCCAGCGTGTCGGTGCTGTCGAACAGCCTGCTGTTCCGACGGTACACCCCCGATCACGACTACAAACTGCTCGGGAAACTCCGCTGA
- a CDS encoding cbb3-type cytochrome c oxidase subunit I — protein MSELPPTTSVKRWLVTTNHKDIGILYTITALFFLLFGGVLALLIRVQLWEPTNQILSGLAYNEAVTAHGLIMVFWFLSPFAFGFANYFVPLQIGADDLAFPRLNALSYWMYLFSGVLLSISFFQGGTLSAGWTIYAPLNIPAYTPSIGSTGAILALAMFTIGVTASSINFLVSIHHSRAEGMGIMDMPMFTWSILATVWMMLFAFAALLAAGLILASDRVLGSVYFSATEGGSLLWGHLFWFFGHPEVYIVFFPALGAMLELFQTFSGRRLVGRKWVIIAICLVSVQSFLVWMHHMFLTTINLEIKTLMMATTIGISLPFDLIVFSLIYTLIKGRIQFTTPFLFAFGALLLFILGGITGVFLGAIVLDYEFRGTYWVVAHFHYVMFGGATALIGAAYYWFPKITGKMYDELLGKIHFILFFIGFNAVYFSMFLGWETPRRVFEYNPELQIYHQFGTIGAFVLGFSFFIMFYNFAKSYVSGEPAGDNPWDYSRTAEWAISSPPPLENWPNRPSYASGKLEFVKDYVPDGGPAVKTDANGNGTTDGGDTHSEHIKKYPYWDKHPSHASIWPLALSLAVGVLFLGLTGFRDNVVFELGESLTSTGVTISNPVYPILIVIGLVGLIWTGVKWGLEDFYAPPTEFAERWPFDGIEKVKLGMWFFIASDVIVFGAFLSAAIFVRYNAGWMTWEPLAEPLPGLINTFVLLTSSFTVILALVAARRKNRQGLLASLGTTIVLGFTFLGIKLWEWNKEIFERGVTISANAHGDPIQASIYYVTTGLHGIHVVIGLVIAIFLFIRAYQGHYLDDERPIEYFGLYWHFVDIVWVFIFPLFYLF, from the coding sequence ATGAGCGAACTCCCGCCCACGACTTCGGTCAAACGATGGCTCGTCACGACTAACCACAAGGACATCGGGATCCTCTACACGATCACTGCCCTGTTCTTCCTACTATTCGGCGGTGTCCTTGCTTTACTGATCCGTGTCCAGCTCTGGGAACCAACGAATCAGATCCTGTCCGGGCTGGCGTACAACGAGGCCGTCACTGCCCACGGACTGATAATGGTGTTCTGGTTCCTCTCCCCGTTTGCCTTCGGCTTTGCAAACTACTTCGTGCCGCTCCAGATCGGTGCCGACGACCTTGCGTTCCCACGGCTTAACGCACTCTCCTACTGGATGTACCTGTTCTCAGGCGTATTATTATCAATCAGCTTCTTCCAAGGCGGCACGCTGAGCGCTGGCTGGACGATATACGCTCCGCTCAACATACCCGCGTACACACCGAGTATCGGCTCGACGGGTGCGATACTAGCACTCGCGATGTTCACCATCGGAGTCACCGCCTCGTCGATAAATTTCCTCGTGTCTATTCATCACTCGCGTGCCGAAGGGATGGGAATCATGGACATGCCGATGTTCACATGGTCCATCCTCGCGACCGTGTGGATGATGCTGTTCGCATTCGCCGCATTACTCGCTGCGGGACTAATTCTTGCATCCGACCGTGTACTAGGCTCGGTGTACTTTTCCGCAACAGAGGGCGGCTCCCTTCTGTGGGGCCACCTATTCTGGTTCTTCGGCCATCCGGAGGTGTACATCGTCTTCTTCCCGGCGCTCGGTGCAATGTTGGAGCTTTTCCAGACATTCTCTGGGCGTCGCCTCGTCGGGCGAAAGTGGGTGATAATCGCCATCTGTCTTGTCTCCGTCCAATCGTTCCTTGTGTGGATGCACCATATGTTCCTGACGACGATCAATTTGGAGATCAAGACGCTAATGATGGCAACCACCATCGGTATTTCCTTACCCTTTGACCTGATCGTGTTCTCGCTGATCTACACGCTCATCAAGGGACGAATCCAGTTCACGACACCGTTCCTCTTCGCGTTCGGGGCGCTGCTATTGTTCATCCTCGGCGGCATCACCGGGGTGTTCCTCGGCGCTATCGTCCTCGACTACGAGTTCCGTGGCACCTACTGGGTGGTCGCGCACTTCCACTACGTGATGTTCGGGGGGGCGACAGCGCTGATCGGCGCTGCGTACTACTGGTTCCCGAAAATAACTGGGAAGATGTACGATGAACTCCTCGGGAAGATCCATTTCATACTGTTCTTCATCGGGTTCAACGCCGTCTATTTCTCGATGTTCCTCGGGTGGGAGACCCCCCGGCGTGTCTTCGAATACAACCCCGAACTCCAAATTTACCACCAATTCGGGACTATCGGCGCGTTCGTACTCGGATTCTCCTTCTTCATCATGTTCTATAACTTCGCGAAGTCGTATGTCTCCGGCGAGCCTGCCGGCGACAACCCATGGGACTACTCGCGAACTGCTGAGTGGGCCATCTCTTCACCCCCGCCGCTCGAGAACTGGCCAAACCGGCCGTCCTACGCGTCCGGTAAGCTTGAATTCGTGAAAGATTATGTGCCAGACGGAGGTCCGGCTGTCAAGACCGACGCCAATGGGAACGGAACGACTGACGGTGGTGACACCCACTCCGAACACATCAAAAAATATCCGTACTGGGACAAGCACCCAAGCCACGCAAGTATCTGGCCGCTGGCCCTATCGCTGGCAGTCGGTGTATTGTTCCTCGGACTCACCGGGTTCCGCGATAACGTTGTCTTCGAGCTGGGCGAGTCGCTCACATCGACTGGCGTGACAATCTCGAATCCAGTATACCCGATACTCATAGTTATCGGTCTGGTCGGACTCATTTGGACCGGGGTGAAGTGGGGCCTTGAGGACTTCTATGCCCCACCGACAGAGTTCGCCGAGCGGTGGCCGTTCGACGGCATCGAAAAAGTCAAGCTGGGGATGTGGTTCTTCATCGCGTCAGACGTGATCGTCTTTGGCGCGTTCCTCTCTGCAGCCATCTTCGTCCGGTACAACGCCGGCTGGATGACATGGGAGCCACTGGCCGAACCACTACCGGGGCTGATCAACACGTTCGTACTCCTCACCTCGTCATTTACCGTGATCTTGGCGCTGGTCGCCGCTCGTCGAAAGAATCGGCAGGGCCTGCTCGCGTCACTCGGTACAACGATAGTGCTTGGATTCACATTCTTGGGTATCAAGCTCTGGGAGTGGAACAAAGAGATCTTCGAACGAGGCGTGACAATTTCGGCGAATGCCCATGGTGACCCTATTCAAGCATCGATCTACTACGTCACGACCGGCCTCCACGGGATCCACGTAGTTATTGGCCTTGTGATCGCCATCTTCCTGTTCATCAGGGCCTACCAAGGCCACTACCTCGACGACGAGCGGCCAATCGAGTACTTTGGCCTCTACTGGCACTTCGTCGACATCGTCTGGGTGTTCATCTTCCCGCTGTTCTACCTCTTCTGA
- a CDS encoding DUF7123 family protein has translation MHAYLVETADTEPTYLRARDIASDLDGSPKAVAQYLSQLQDDLTDVSLEQWGRSKSTTWRLEVSES, from the coding sequence GTGCACGCGTACCTCGTCGAGACGGCCGATACTGAGCCCACGTACCTTCGGGCTCGGGATATCGCCAGCGACCTCGACGGATCGCCGAAAGCCGTCGCACAGTATCTGAGCCAGCTCCAGGACGACCTCACCGACGTGTCGCTCGAACAGTGGGGACGCTCGAAGAGCACGACGTGGCGACTGGAGGTGAGCGAGTCGTGA